A window of Synergistaceae bacterium genomic DNA:
TCGGAGTCACCCGCAGCGTCATAGTCAACGCGCTGCGCAAACTGGAGAGCGCAGGCATCATAGAGAGCCGCAGCCTGGGAATGAAGGGGACCTTCATAAAAGTCCTCAGCCCTCTCTTCACCGAGGAACTCGGGCTACTTCTGGACGACTAGCCGGGAACTTAAGTTATCGGCGCGTCTCGCCGATAACAGGAACGCAGGTCATTATTGGGAGGTATGCGGTCATGATGGGCGACTTTAACTGGAAGGTGATGGAGAAGACCATGGAGGGGCTTTCGAAGCGATTCGAGGCCACCTCGCGCAATCTTGCCAACGCCAACACGCCCGAATACGGCCGCCGCAACGTCTCGTTCGAGGACGAGCTTCGCGACCTCGTCGACGGACCCAGGAGACTGCCGATGACCGTCACGAACGAGGGGCACATCCCCTCCATGCCGATGGCGGTCAGCGGAGTCATCCCGCTGGAGACAAGGATCTACGACGAGAAGTTCAGACTCGACGGAAACAACGTCGATCCGGAGAGAGAGATGGCGGTCATGTCCCAGACGAGGATGGCCTACAACGCCATGACCCGCTTCGCGGCGAAGAAGAGCTCTCTGTACCGCCTCGTGATAGGAGGTAGATAAGCCGTGAGGATGTTCAGATCCCTTGACGTCTCCGGAAGCGCCCTGACGGCCCATCGCCTGTGGATGGACGCGATATCGTCCAACCTGGCCAACGTCAACACCACTCGAACGCCGGAGGGCGGCCCCTACAGGAGGCGCGTCCCGGTATTCGCCGAGATGCTCGACAAGACGATAGGCGGATACGAGGACATAGGCGGAGTACGTGTGACCGAGATCGCCAGGGACAGCCTGCCGCCTCGCCTCGCCTACCAGCCGGAGCACCCGGACGCGGACGAGGAGGGGTACGTCGCCTTCCCCAACGTCAA
This region includes:
- the flgC gene encoding flagellar basal body rod protein FlgC; this translates as MRMFRSLDVSGSALTAHRLWMDAISSNLANVNTTRTPEGGPYRRRVPVFAEMLDKTIGGYEDIGGVRVTEIARDSLPPRLAYQPEHPDADEEGYVAFPNVNVVREMTDMLVASRAYEANLAVADAARNMWSGALEIMRG
- the flgB gene encoding flagellar basal body rod protein FlgB; amino-acid sequence: MMGDFNWKVMEKTMEGLSKRFEATSRNLANANTPEYGRRNVSFEDELRDLVDGPRRLPMTVTNEGHIPSMPMAVSGVIPLETRIYDEKFRLDGNNVDPEREMAVMSQTRMAYNAMTRFAAKKSSLYRLVIGGR